CTATCTCGTGCTCGGCGTCCGGCTCCGGCTGGCCGCCGACGGCCGGTCCGCCCCGGTGCGGTACGCCGAGCTCGCCCGCACGCTCGGCGTACAGGCCGGTGATCGGGTCCCCGTCGCCGACGCCCGCGCCGCCGTGCTGCATCTACGGCGGTCGAAGGGCATGGTGCTCGACGCCGACGACCCCGACACGTGGAGCGCCGGCTCCTTCTTCACCAACCCGATCGTCGCGCCGCAGGCCGTGCCCGAGGGCGCCCCGGCGTACGACGCGCCCGACGGCCTGGTGAAGACCTCGGCCGCGTGGCTCATCGAGCACGCCGGCTACGGGAAGGGCTACGGCAACGAGCGCGCCGCCCTCTCGAGCAAGCACACCCTCGCGTTGACCAACCGCGGCGGCGCGAGCGCCGACGACCTCGTCGCGCTCGCCCGCGAGATCCGCGACGGCGTCTACGGCAAGTACGCGATCGAGCTGCAGCCGGAGCCGCTGCTCATCGGCTGCGCCCTCTGAGGCCTAGGCCCGGCCACCGACCGATCCGTTGCGAGCCACCTTGTAGTTCGACGCCTGCGCGATCGGCCGGATCACGAGCTGGTCGATGTTGACGTGCGGAGGACGGCTGATGGTCCACGCGATCGCGTCGGCGACGTCCTCGGCCACGAGCGGCTGGTCGACCCCGGCGTACACCGCGTCCGCCTTCTGCTGGTCGCCGCGCAGCCGGTTCAGCGAGAACTCGGCCGTCTGCACCATGCCCGGCAGCACCTCGATCACCCGCACCGGCTTGCCGCACAGCTCCAGGCGCAGCGTCCCCACGACGGCGTGCGCGCCGTGCTTCGCGGCCGTGTAGCCGCCCCCGCCCTCGTACACCCCGACGCCCGCGGTGGACGTGACGGTCACGATCGTGCCGTTGCCCGACGCCTCGAGGGCCGGCAGCAGCGCCCGCGACATCCGCATCACGCCGAGCACGTTGGTCGCGAGCATCGTCTCCCAGTCCTCGTCGCGGGCGTCGGCGACGAGCTCGGTGCCCAGCGCGCCGCCGGCGTTGTTCACCAGGACGTCGACCCGCGCGAGCCGCCCGGCGAGCGCCTGCACCGAGGCGGTGGAGGTGACGTCGAGCTCGACCGCCTCGCCGTCGATCTCGTCGGCGAGCTCGGCGAGCCGGTCCATCCGTCGCGCGGCGCACACGACGTGGAAGCCCTGGTGGGAGAGCGCCCGGGCGGTGGCGGCGCCGATCCCGCTCGAGGCCCCGGTGACGACGGCTACACGCTTGG
This genomic interval from Cumulibacter manganitolerans contains the following:
- a CDS encoding SDR family NAD(P)-dependent oxidoreductase; translated protein: MSAKRVAVVTGASSGIGAATARALSHQGFHVVCAARRMDRLAELADEIDGEAVELDVTSTASVQALAGRLARVDVLVNNAGGALGTELVADARDEDWETMLATNVLGVMRMSRALLPALEASGNGTIVTVTSTAGVGVYEGGGGYTAAKHGAHAVVGTLRLELCGKPVRVIEVLPGMVQTAEFSLNRLRGDQQKADAVYAGVDQPLVAEDVADAIAWTISRPPHVNIDQLVIRPIAQASNYKVARNGSVGGRA